AAGGATCTGTTCTGGCAGCACGAGGGTGATCTAAACGATATCAGccatgtggttttaatgttgtgaatgATCCGTGTATAATTCATCGGCTTGCGCCAGAAAACTGGCACGTACAGATCAAAGAAAAATCACGAAATAGATGCTTACTTCGTGTCTGGATGCGGAAATTGATTTTGCTTTCCGATGGGTGAGTAATGCTGTAGCCACAGAAATCAATTTCAGGACTAAAAACAAAGAGGACAAATACATGTAAATAATCTTAAAGAATTAAATattagaaatgaaaataaacgagtatacacaaaaaaatatgaaaacatcTGTTAAGAATACAACTGTTCACAAGGGAACTAAACTACTTATATTATCAGCTTCCATAATAGAGACACTTCTAGCATCACTGATTAAAGAAACATTATaacgttagaaatacaaatatgtactTCTAACAGTAGTGTGTCCCCCTCTGcagaaatttagaaaaaaacttttaattcGCCTCTTATCTACAGGTGTCTTGGACTCGCCATTTTAATGCTTCTCGGAAAGGGAGTCTTTACGGAGTTCGGCTGTGTAAATACGCCATATGTGAagcctaagtttttttttttccaagaggcACAATGATTGACAAGCTTAAACAGTGATGTTTCtcaggaactgcaatgtttagaaCTCTCAGCCTAAAGAGACAGCATCTAGGAACCAAGACGacattgcatacatttttttaaaaaataaataaatgctgcaGCTATAAGCCATCCTTCTTCACTGTGTGATGTTCTAGTAAAAAAGTCTTGCTTTCTGCAGGCTCTAAGCTGCATGAATTCTTGTATGGGTTCTACTAGCGATTGTACCGCAGCTGCATATATGTGACAAAGATagctttatttatgaagaaataattTCATATCATTGACACATACATGCAGGGtttttcaataaagtgagaattcaaagggactttcaaatttaaggccaaagtagccaaaatggAAGAATAGCTGGCTGAAATTTTCCAGCtcggctatttttaccttaaatctgaaatttacTTTAAGTTCACtctgaactctcactttagtgaacagcCCTGACAGTTCCGTCATTAAGCTAGCTACTCCCCATTGAGACCTTTGAGTGATTTTATAATTAGTGAAAGTGATATTAATTTGCCTTACTTCTTCATGATCATATAGCGGAGCGCATTCCCAAGGGTGTGATCTTCCTCGTGTAACACAAATGTGATACAGGACTCATCCGTCCCATTGACTTGGACCTAATTAGATAAGAAGAatggataaaaaagaaaaatttaacgaggacaaaaaacatttatttgatcaaacattgtaatataaaatgctttcacaatgctttcctagctggcaaaatatttaaaatcctGTTTTCTAACATTTTCTGGGACTGGGAGTTTGTGAAatgaatgtaaaaagaatgtaaaaagaatgaGCTGGTGAGGTATCTATTTGGAGTGGTTAAGTGCGAAATGCAAAATGGCGAGAAAACATTTCAATTAAATCCAGGAGTAATTTGATtacaatcaaataaaataaaataaaataaatgtatttatatttatatttatatatatatatatatatagcaacaacatatataggacatacttgaaaacaagagaaatctcaatgtatctttcctggtaaaatattttataaataaataaataaatattagttacaatattgttaagcaaggacaaaaaaaaaatatatacatctaaatacaattattttgttttgctttcgCTCCATCTAGTGGTTACTAAGAGAATGACAAGCAGTCTCAATGCAAATTCTAATACAATTACCATGCTTGAACATTCGCCAGGTGAATTATGAAGGCAGTGTTCAAATGTTAAGGTACTATAGCAAGGTCTAAAATATACTCGTCACGGTAAAGTCTTTTGCTTTTAAGTTATGCAATGTGCTTAATGCAGTGTTTCTGTTTAGAGATAGTGAGTAGGAATGTATCAGCACGTGTCTGTTTGTGCAggatgtgagcctgtgtgtgattTCAGTGAagggtttgtgtgtatgtataaggatGTATTTCCACGCAGAGCTAATGTTACTAGTATGTTACTATATCACTCTATATGTCATATTCACTACAATCCTTTCTCCATATTACTTCCTCAAcccatcccatcccatcccatccctGTGTACACCTGCTAAGGGAGAGAAAGCGAGTGTAGGTTTAGAATTATGATATTGGTTTCATAATAATCATTTCCATGCATATGGGGAGAAATGTAAACGTTTTCAAAAACAGTTTTCACGGGTCCCAAAGGAGCACCAAGGAAAGTGCTGtcaagaaaagagaacttaaagggGACCTTTAATATGTTAATTAGATGGAAAATACAATTCTATTAATACATTGTGCTTGCAAATCTATAGATTAAcagaaacattatttt
This DNA window, taken from Pelobates fuscus isolate aPelFus1 chromosome 9, aPelFus1.pri, whole genome shotgun sequence, encodes the following:
- the LOC134573567 gene encoding DNA-directed RNA polymerases I and III subunit RPAC2-like, yielding MAAVGETKHALEMVQVNGTDESCITFVLHEEDHTLGNALRYMIMKNPEIDFCGYSITHPSESKINFRIQTRSGVSAVEPFRRGLNELIDVCQHVLNTFETSVSNYKKQKEERME